agtaaaattatatTGCAATAAAAAACATGTTGGTGGATGTTTCTTAAACCAGCAGAGAACTGAAAATGATTTTCCTTATTGACTGTCACATTCAATTTTATTCCTAATCACACTttagatttaaaataaaaaatataattagttaaAAGTTATCAATAACCACGTTTTCCTTCATTTTAACCAGTTTAAGAATCTAATAGTCAAAAGAAAGTTATGGAAGTCTACGGAATGATCCACACAAGAGGAAGAGGAATCAATTTTGTACATGATTTCTTGATGAAGTTGAATAAGGACTAAGAAAGGTTTTAGTCAATGCTTCAATATGAAGCCTCCCTTCCTTGTTTCTTAGCTCTTATGATTTAATTGTTGTTTTCGGTTAAACCATCAACTCAAGCGAAAGGGACTAATAGGGCTTACTGCAGACAACATTAAAAGAAACCTTTAATAGCTCTTAACATGTTACATGCAGACACATTATCAGTATCTTTGTAGGGTATAGGCacataaaagataattttaattgcACAGTTTCTATGCTTAGTCATGAAACTTATGATTTTGGGTAGAATATACTTCAGTCTCTctcaaaaaatcaaatcataaCACTTTAGTCTCTAAAGATTGCAAATTGTAGCAATCTAATCCACTGCTTAGCAATCTCTCACATGTACCGTTAGATTCAAACTTTGATTTATCCTAATCCTTGAGTCATGAAGAAGCAACGTTAGGACTTCATTTGAGTCAAAATAGCTTGTGTTTATGTGATGTAAAAAAATAGGATGAAGTAtggtaattaataataaatatcatcACTCCTAATAACTTTGAAACATAAATTATGAACGGTGGATTAAGCTGTTGGAAATTGAAATATATATCTTGAGGATTAAAATGTTAttatgatttgatttttaatgaactGTTACAGATATTAGCGTACAAAATTTTCAGCTACAGGAGTGTAGCTTTACACAAATTTTATGCAGTCATAAACTTTTTCTCTTCTTGAAAACATTAATAGAATCACCTGCATAATTGTTCAGATTTGTGGATCTTCAATAGGTATGGTCCCTATCTATTTTAGTTTTGGTAAAATTGGACCCCATCTTTGATAGtgcatgtttgatgatgattgaaCCTTAGGTAGACAAGGACATACACACCCCCATGCCTCTATTTATTTACAAAGCAAGATAAGCAACACATGTTGCAATGCTATAAGCCTTTTTCAAATAGAGCCAAATatgaatattattaaagttatgaataatgtATGTGATGTGCTGTTATATTGATGAAATTGCAACAGGCAAGAGCATATGCTAAGGCCCTCAATGCCCCCTTGTTCTTTTCAAGTGCAACCTACAACATCAATGTGAACAAGATCTTCAAGTTCATCACTGCCAAACTCTTTGACCTACCATGGACAGTGGAGAGAAATCTAAATGTTGGGGAGCCTATCATTGATTTCTAAGAACTGTAAATAATAACAGCATGCATAGAATGTTGAAGCTTGAAAAACCagtaactaaaacaaaaaaagttcAGGAGCAACCGGCCAACCAGAGATGCCTGTCGTTCGCATCTTGGGGCAAACGAGTTGTTAGGTTTAGTCAAAGCAAAAGCATGTagcttttcaaaacaaaggagACTCCTCATTCCTCAATCATCATCAGCAATGAGGTTTGGTTTCACAATGGAAGGAATAAAAGGGAAAGTGagtaagaaagaagaaatggaAACAGGAGAAGAGGACTAATAAGGTTTCAACTTGAAGGAATTGTCCTATCAGATatcaaaggaagaaagaaaatgtgATACCAATTTTGTATTTAGGCTTAAGAAGGAGATAAGGACATGTTTAACAGTAGTAGAAAGTTAGCCATGTTCCAAACTCCCTTTGTTTCCTATTATATTTCTCACCCTGTTTTGATGTTCTGGTAGTTACAAAAACTCCTCAATAAATAGTTTCCTAGTTTCCCTTGTTTATGTGGATCGTCATGTATTATAAGAGCAACTTCAATGCGTATGATTTGGAAGGCTGATCATTAAactagtaaaataataaaagtttaaaggtttaaaaattgaatcgataaaataataagtttatatatgaatatataaaacaaatttgtattttattattctaaactAGTGAATCGCTAAAAACGGATTGCTTCAAccaatttacttatttttatctCGATTTTTGACCTGTTtgcaattaatttttttgtcgtGAATTGGACCAATCTTGATAAGAAGCCAAAGATAAATAGAAAACAACAATTGAGTATCTAGTTAACCTAGTTGGTTCGATGTAATTTTTCATAACTAATGTGCGAGAATCGAATCGGTTAGCAAATCAGTCAAGTGACTAATTCAATAATCCAATCAAAGTTGAATTGTAGTTAAacagatttaattaaatataaaataaaattattaaaaatttaatatataattttaaatatttaaatttaataattttatattaataagctctaaaatttcacaattttacatcataatttatttataatttattattaaaaatttacaaacaaattcaaatatcaaaatttatgagcgaagaaaattaaaatgcacATAAAcgataaatatataatgtttcACTACCAAAATAAATAGATTAGATTGAATTGGATTTatggtttttttaaataactaaaaaaaatgttaaatacaACATAATATACCTAACAAATAACGATGATCCAGTAAATCCAACATATTACACATCCAACATACATGATTACTTAAATAACCATTGATGATATCTCTCATAAAATGTACAATGAACATATATATACTTCTTTTTCAGAAAGCTATTTGTTTTCACTTGGTTGCATTAAGCATACTAGAATATGCTAACAAGTAATAAAGTTATCTAAAAGAGAATCTTATTGAGAAGAAATATATGGTAAATAAGTTAGGAAAAGATAAACTGATCAAGTGGAGCAGCACCTGCCACGAGCTACAACAAAATCATCAAACTTGATATCATTTGCCCCACTATGAATTTGCTGCTATATTTCCCGAATTGGCTTTATATATCCCCTGAACCAGAATCAAATCATAATGATGTAAGATATACTAATAAAGCAtctaaaataaagaattttaaaacaatGTTAATGTGAGTATGTGactcaaaactaaaaaaaagtttgaaaattaGCACTCTCAAAGTTTGGAGAACAGTACTACAAAGAGAACCAGTAACCAATATCTGCCAAAGGAGATTTACTTTGTAAATAGATTGCATAGATGTGTTTTACCAACAAAATTCATATATTATATTAGGAAGAATAAAAGTGGTGATAGAAGAATAAGATTATGTAACATATATAAGATTGATCaagttattttcttcttttttaatatttagtttaaatttatcttaaatatataacgtttgtaaaaaaaaagggttaaTTTTCATGGAATGAAATAGTATTTAGCTTAAGAATAGTAGGAACTAGAAAGTGCTAGTTTGAGAaaccataaaatttaattcatattatttattctaaattttttaaaaaaagttccaaaaaaaaaaactaccatATATTTATATCTGCTATATATAGGGGTGGCAAGTGGAGAAGTTTGGCCCGCCCCACCCCGCCAGAAACCCGTTCTTTGACAAACATTATAgtttttgtaattataaataactaataaacataattataaaccaaattttcattcaaaccataagtataaatatttgctccaaagcaaaataaacataatccaaaacataattataaatattgtctccaaagtaacataaatataatccaaaacactcaatttttatcttcatattCTTGTAAGTTAGGTTTGGAGAAGTTagattttggtaaaaaaaattacaaaaataacccCCTCACTAAAAAAGACTAAGTCCGGCGGAGAAGTCCGTCCTGTCCCGCCCCGCCAAAGTCCGCGATTTAAGCGGTGCAAGTTAGGCAGGCTTTTACTATTTGACGGTCTCAATTTTCCAACTCAACCAACCTTTTTTTGGTGGGTTATGCGGATCGATCCGACGGGTTTAGGCCCATTTGCCACCCTACatgttatttcaaatttttcttttagttactaaaataatcaaatttagtataacagtatattttaatttataataataactatactatgattattattttattttttttgtaccacaaaacaactaaaaaaacCTCAAAACTAagtaactaaaaactaaaaaaaatataaaataaaaaaatataaatttatttcttatatttgtaaaaaaaaggTGAAATGTCCAGTCTAGTTAAAGTTTGAAAGGGCTCCAAGATCCCCTTCCTATCAAAGAAAacctaaaagaaagaaagaaagaaagaaaatggggTTTGCATTGAATCTGATAGACTTTGTTCTGTTCCTGTTCTTCCTGTTAATAGCATTCACTGCACCCCTCATTGATGGACAAACATGTCTTCCTCTCACTTACTTCCCTGAATTTCTCGTCCAGCTTAAGCAATGGTACACCCATGAATATGGTGATTACCTTGTTTCTGAGAAACCTCACTTCTTTGTTGGCTTGGTTTGGCTCGAGCTTCTGTTTCTATGGCCCCTTTCTCTTCTTAATCTCTATGCCCTCTTCGCTTCCAAGCCTTGGTTCAACACCACTTGCTTGATCTATGGTGCATCCCTCTCCACTTCCAtggtaatttttttctttttaattatttctcaaTGCTATGTCACAAGATTCATTGGTGACTTGTGTTAGAATCACAGGCTTATATGGATCCTATATTAATATGAATTCTTAGGATTCTCTGAGTTTGCTCTAACGAGATTTAGTTagttaaatcttaaatttgTCTAGCATCGGAATCTTTTGGCTTTCATTGGATTCACCTCTCATACATTTTTGCTATGTTGTCTTCCCTTTTTGTTAAACTTGCAGTGTTAGATATAGGTTATGTTAATGATGACCAACTTTGTTATTTAAATacagagtttaattttgatgtacttgTGATATAAAACATTTTATACAAGCATCCAATCGTATTCATTTTTCTAGATGATCATTCATGCGATTAATGTAAAACTTTAAGTAATAAAATGTATGTCTAAAACTGCTTTACACTTacaatgaattaaaattaaactcttaaatatgtatataaagaaaaaaaaagattgcaGTTATGCAACTTTGAATGTTATTTGGATTAAATTTTAGCAAAACCTATGATCAACTTATATCAAATGGTCTTTATCAGTTTATCTTAATAGAATTATAGAAGTCTTCTTTTatccaaagaagaaaaagatgttCTATCACATGGCCTTTCTAACAATTAGGTACTTTTCATGTCATTACCCTACACTACTAAGTTGCAATGTCCGCGCTTTGCATCGTAATGGGTTCTATCCCAATCATGGTTGACTGATCATCAAATAGATGCATTCTGATGTTTAGGGATGATCAAATAGCAAGTAGGCCAAATTTTACATGGTTAGGTGGTCGAGTAATGAATGCCGATATAGGGGGCATGTGCATTTCGATTGTAAGTTAGCTACATAGAAAGCAGAAAACAGAGGAAGGGAAAAGATGATAGGTATTTGATTAGCATTGCAGACAAGAACACTGTACCTTTTAGTTCTTTGGTCTCAGTGATCTAGGATCATTTCTTGAATAAACAATTTCCTCTCATACTTTCACATTCAAGGAAAATCTAAACCAGTTCTATCAGCTATCACAGTTGGATTTGGATAATAATCTGTGTCTTGCATTGTTTTAGTTTACATCTTTTAGCTGTGTGTGGATTTCAGGTTGCTGTGTTATCAGAAATGATGCTCTCCAACAAGGCATCCGAGAAGCTATTGAAAATGTACTTCCCTTTCATGGGTTTTGGTGTCTTAGCTCTCTTGCGAGGGTTGATGTCAAATTCTTCGAGGTCATCTTCAAGCAGTGGCCGGAGACCTGCTTTCGCACTGAGGAAAAAACGTGCTTGAAGTGACAGCTGTTGAGTCGAACACGAGAAAATGGTAACTGAGAAAAAGATTTTGTATTAGGCAAACTTCAAATTCCATCGTGTTGCATAATTTGCcatgagaagaaataaaatgttAATGTTGGATAATGGTACCTGTGATTGCTCCAATGTTAAATAATTACAAACTTcgattatttaaaatatagatTTGCAGTTGATGAGGATGTCTAGCTTTAATTTTGGTTGCCCACGGAATTTTTTCATGTACAAGGTGAACTTCAAATTTTGGACATCTGCTTAAGAGGACGAATGGGATGACCATTTAAATTAtccaaattttttgttgataattatttaatttttaaactattttttttaattatgggtcaattttcaaaacctaaatatattttactaatattattataaaaagtatGTGATATACTAAAATAcagaaaaacatgaaaaaataaCGTTATAAAGTAGTGACTTACCTAACATTGCATGATATAACTATGATAAAGCGATTTAAATATAACATGATTTAACTTGAAACCTAACCCATCATTTTATACAGAGGGGGGAGTACCAGGAGAGGAGAAGGATTGAAAATAGGGGTTAAGATATTCCAAAAGTTAGATGTATCTACTTAGAGaagtaatttcaaataaatagaaaataaacatgaaaaatctaaTTTTCTATCTTCAAATTATAttctttacttattttttaattataaaattatattattcatataattttattatttcaatttcataaactatattaatattaacaaaaataaaaagatgttaAATTATATTGTTACTTCATTATGAATATTTAGATTCTAGTCTCTAATTTGCCATGCTTGTATTCTTGTTTAATAAACTCATTTTTCTAGAATTGCATAATTTCTAATTCATAGTTTTTATCAGCAAATTCTACGTTGTTGTATAAAGAAacatataataatcataatatgCTCTCTAGATgcctttttatttcttctatttttatttattgattgatCATAATCCTTTTAATGTTTTAATAAAAtgtatttaagaattattttttatgttgagATGTTATTTCCTTAAAAAACATTTGTGACTTTCTACTTTAATTCCAATGCGCTTAAATAGTTTAGTTCATGATTAGTAGAATTTTATTatggaagaaaaacaaaaataatttaataaataaaaatatattttgataatgTTTTAAGGAAGCTTTTTTCAGTATCCAGCTTCATTCATCAGTTCATGATTAGTAGAATTTTATTatggaagaaaaacaaaaataatttaataaataaaaatatattttgataatgTTTTAAGGAAGCTTTTTTCAGTATCCAGCTTCATTCATCAGTCAATCACATTTGCCCCCTTGTCCCTTAATCCCTCATTCCTAGCCTGTTTTCACAACTCTCTATTTATCCGCCCCGGTGTGTGTTGTTCTTACTGTTTGTTTTCCCTTGGCCTCCAGTAGGAAATAAAGAACCAAACAAATAAAGGAGTACACTTGAGCCAACAGAACATGGCAACGCAAATGGCGGCAGCAGCAGTAGTTCCATCTTCTATTGTCTCCACATCCACAACCCCCAAAATCACACCATCAACATACACCTCTCTCCTCCTTTCCAAAGCCCATCACCGTCGCCGCCTCGCGTTCAATCCAATCTTAAAACCCTCCCCACTCCGCCTCACGTTCCTCCCCAATAAACTCAGATCCACCCTCCCCCTCCGCCGCACCAATGCCACCGCACCTCAAACTCCTCAAACTCGATGCCTCTTCACCGGCATCGTTGAAGAATTGGGAACCGTCAAGCAACTCGGCAAGGCCCCACCCGGTGGCTTCGACATGGTAATTGCAGCCAAGACCGTTCTTGAGGGCGTTAACCTCGGCGATAGCATCGCCGTTAACGGAACCTGCCTCACCGTAACGGAGTTCGACGCCAACACGTTCACCGTTGGCTTGTCGCCGGAGACTCTCAGGAAGACCTCGCTGGAGGAGCTGCAGGGCGGGTCGCTGGTAAACCTGGAGCAGGCGTTGACCCCTACGAGCCGCATGGGCGGGCACTTCGTCCAAGGTCACGTGGATAGCACGGGTATCATACTCTCGAAGGTTCCTGAAGGTGATTCGCTTTGGATCAAGGTAAAAGGTTAGTTAGGCAGTTATGCCATCGTGGATACACAAGTACTATATTGAAAGCATGTAATCATAATTATTCACTTCAATTTTTTATAGTGTTGAAATattctataaaaataaagaacctgtgATTGTGATCTAGAATGGGTTAAATGTACTCAAGGAGCATGAATCTACCGTTTATATGGCTTGACTTTCTGTTAGCAAGAATTCTGTCTCATACTCCAAATATTGAAATATTGAAGATGCATTCTGTTCTGTCTGTATATTTTTTACGCGAAGTGTTTTGTGGCACAAAGAAACCTTACTCGAATACTTAGAAATGCATTATTAACCATAGAGCTCATCATCATGTGTAGAAGTAAAAATGGCAATTATCaatgtttaaaattttcatGTGTTATATTAACGAATTATTGAGCAGTTTTACTTCTTCATTGTGTTGgtaatgattttaaaaaatatatactggTACTGATAGTAGGTAAAGGCCGAGAAGGAGTTGCTGAAGTATGTGGTGCCAAAAGGATTTATTGCAGTGGACGGGACGAGTTTGACGGTGGTGGATGTGAATGATGGAGAAGGATGGTTCAATTTCATGCTTGTGGCGTACACGCAGCAGAAGGTGGTTATTCCATTGAAGGAAGTTGGCCAGAAGGTGAACCTGGAGGCTGACATTCTTGGGAAGCAAGTGGAGAGGCTACTTAGTGGATACATTAGCATTAGGAGCTCTTGATGCAACTCCTGAAAAGGTAACAATGCTAATGCCGCTCTGCTATGTGCTAGACTGTCTTGTTTTTCCATAATGAATAGCTAAGAAATTTGGATGCATTGGTGGAAAAAACGTTAGACCCTAAAAGAGTATGCttggaaaaatttttttttcccctttctaTAATACTCGACAAAAGGGGTATTTTTGCACTACCAATTCAGCTTTGTAAGTCATTCGTACTTTCTATTTCCTAATTGCTATTGATGTTGGTACACTTTTAGTGCTAAAGAGCAAGGGAGGGCATCTAAAAATTTCTTAGTGAAACGATGTTTTCTTTAGTTCTTAGTGTGATTGTTTGCGCTATTGTACTGGAAGGAAATGAAATTATCTTGTTTGTTGTTGAATGCTGAATATTTTCGTTCGGTTGTTCTGGTAAAGTCAGGGATGCATCGATGCATAAATAAGCATCAAACTGGAAATAATGTTGTATGCTATTTCTGTTATTTTTTGTAGAGTCCGAGTGCAATGATAGACATGAATTATCGGAGCTTATGACGTATTTCTATAGACTATAGTCTATGGTCTTCTCTCTGTACTCTGATAAATTGTTGACGTAAATTTCATTTTAGAATAAGCAAATTATTTGTACAAGCTTCAGTTGCAAAGTGTTTGTAGTTAAGCTTAAAAAAATGAACTTATGCTTGGGCTATTAATATATAAAGGCAGTAAAAGATCTCGCAGCTGAACTGAATTGATACACgattattatatatgattattgattgtggttttcttttcatctttatgactaatttctaaaatttgaccAGAACTGCTGCTCTACATAATTGCCTTGCCAAAAACAATGTGGAGGGCACATGCGACCATCAAGTTTGTATATCCTACTGATTCTGCTGAGGGTAATAGTAATTTGTTGCCGCTCAGATTACCGAGCCATGGTACACACTTGCGGTCAAGTTTACTGTTGTCTCTGCTCATAGTATCATTGGGTTCTTGGTTGATTATCTCATATTTTACtctggaatttttttttttttcagattcaaCTGTATAATTTGCATTATTTATTGATTGAGATGCTGAGAGATAAAAATTCTTCATGATTAAACTTCAATTTTAAGAGTTATGACGGGGAGATATGCCATTTGAGCTGAGACTCATTGACTTTgggtgtttctttttttttggtcggTGGATTAGACAACTCCCAATCCTAGGTATCCCAATGGATTGGACAACTCCCAATCTTAGATACACAATACACCCACACACTCCTCACacattttatcacatttttccTCAATTGTATTCTCTAGGGTTTGAACCCACCTTGAGGTGGGGAGGAGGGAGAAATGCCATTAGAGCCAAGGCTATCTTGGCGCTTTGGGTGTTTCTAATCCAGGAAAAGTGGTTAATATTAGTGGGGCTTATCATGTTAGTCCAATATGCAATGGGCCCTAATCCTAAAGCCAATTTTATTTCTGCATTTGGGTCACTGGGGTCTGGGTAGAGGATGACAAGGTAAATTATAGTGGGGATGACAAATGTGCCGCAGCCTGCCAGCTTGGCCCACTTAACCCACCAAAAGAGGCGGGCCGGATTAAACGTTTGAGTCACCTAATTTGCACCATTTATCCCGCGAGGTTTGGCAAGCCGGGACAAACCCATCCCGCGaccacttctttctttttctttttattgtccTAGCTCATCCCACTTAAAACCCCCTTCtctcttttttgctttttaaaattattatagtcAAACCTTTTCAAATCCAAAATCCTAAAAAGATCCACCATACCTTAAAAGTCTAAAACCCTCAACGCCTTCACCTTCCAGCCAGGCAGCTGCCACATTCCAGGATTTCATCTCCCAGCCTCCTATGTATTAGGC
The genomic region above belongs to Arachis duranensis cultivar V14167 chromosome 3, aradu.V14167.gnm2.J7QH, whole genome shotgun sequence and contains:
- the LOC107477742 gene encoding riboflavin synthase isoform X3 — protein: MATQMAAAAVVPSSIVSTSTTPKITPSTYTSLLLSKAHHRRRLAFNPILKPSPLRLTFLPNKLRSTLPLRRTNATAPQTPQTRCLFTGIVEELGTVKQLGKAPPGGFDMVIAAKTVLEGVNLGDSIAVNGTCLTVTEFDANTFTVGLSPETLRKTSLEELQGGSLVNLEQALTPTSRMGGHFVQGHVDSTGIILSKVPEGDSLWIKVKGKGREGVAEVCGAKRIYCSGRDEFDGGGCE
- the LOC107477796 gene encoding uncharacterized protein LOC107477796, with the translated sequence MGFALNLIDFVLFLFFLLIAFTAPLIDGQTCLPLTYFPEFLVQLKQWYTHEYGDYLVSEKPHFFVGLVWLELLFLWPLSLLNLYALFASKPWFNTTCLIYGASLSTSMVAVLSEMMLSNKASEKLLKMYFPFMGFGVLALLRGLMSNSSRSSSSSGRRPAFALRKKRA
- the LOC107477742 gene encoding riboflavin synthase isoform X1, whose product is MATQMAAAAVVPSSIVSTSTTPKITPSTYTSLLLSKAHHRRRLAFNPILKPSPLRLTFLPNKLRSTLPLRRTNATAPQTPQTRCLFTGIVEELGTVKQLGKAPPGGFDMVIAAKTVLEGVNLGDSIAVNGTCLTVTEFDANTFTVGLSPETLRKTSLEELQGGSLVNLEQALTPTSRMGGHFVQGHVDSTGIILSKVPEGDSLWIKVKAEKELLKYVVPKGFIAVDGTSLTVVDVNDGEGWFNFMLVAYTQQKVVIPLKEVGQKVNLEADILGKQVERLLSGYISIRSS
- the LOC107477742 gene encoding uncharacterized protein LOC107477742 isoform X2 produces the protein MATQMAAAAVVPSSIVSTSTTPKITPSTYTSLLLSKAHHRRRLAFNPILKPSPLRLTFLPNKLRSTLPLRRTNATAPQTPQTRCLFTGIVEELGTVKQLGKAPPGGFDMVIAAKTVLEGVNLGDSIAVNGTCLTVTEFDANTFTVGLSPETLRKTSLEELQGGSLVNLEQALTPTSRMGGHFVQGHVDSTGIILSKVPEGDSLWIKVKVGKGREGVAEVCGAKRIYCSGRDEFDGGGCE